actatctcaatcagcctgactaacaggctGTATGTAGCcgcgctacttttatagcctctctactgtatataaccagtctTTTTACTGTCACTTTATTTCATtaacttacctattgttcacctaatacctttttttgcactattggttagagcctgtaaggttgcacttcactgtaaggttgcatttcacctgttgtattcggtgcacgtgacaaataaactttgatttggaaTTATTTAAATTTGACTCAAAACTGGGTCTATACTCTAGGCTATTTTGAATGTTCTGTCAACTTACAGGAGCTCCTTGTTCCTTTCTCCTTCTGTCGTCTTCCTGTGGGCGCCGCAGCTGTTTCTTGGGCAGGTCTTGGAACCCATCTGGACTAGGACACCCAGAATCCCCCTCAACTGGAAGACACACGTGCGCCACATTAAATCAGTCATCTGGCCCACCAGGttgagacccctggtttagatttaATTTGAGCCTTGCTTAATTGACTCAAGTAGGTGTTATTATGAAGTTGGTGCCTAGCATACTCACTGGGGTAGCTGTTGAGGTCGTACTGAGACAGTGgtttggccaggtctcccttcaCAGACCTGGGCTTCAGCTCCTTGTCCAGCTTCTTCCCCGAGGGTTCGTTTGCCTGGTGGCCCTCCTCAGACTGCTCAACATTGTAGACTGGGCCTGACTCCTCTGGGCTCCTGCTGGAATCAGGTAGAGACATTCCATGAGTCAGGTGTTACCACTTAAAACATATTATTGTGCGAAAGTGTTGCTGAGGTTTGTTTTTAGAAGCTCCGGTATATTGATGTCTTGagaatgttttgaaacaattaagTCAAGACAAAACAATATCAATAGTTTTGTTGAACGTTCTCACACCAAGTTCGCATAAGCCAAAGTTAGCACAGCACTCACCTCTTATGGTTGGAGGACCCTCCATTCGGCCAGCCGTCATTCCTGTTACAGGAGGGCAGAGTGTTAGGTTTCTCTGAAGAGCGTGTCATCTTGTTCCCATCCACCTCGCCCTTCCTGTTCTGCCGGTCCACCAGGGGGCGCTGGCTGGAGAAACTCCTCTTGGCCAgctccctcttctctccagaCCCAGGATCCCCGTGGCCTGAGTCTGAGTGCACATCTCCCCCGTgtgtctgctgctgctgctgccctccCCCACGCTTCTCCCTCCAGTCACTGAAGTCGCTGTTCTCTGAGCCAGTCTCCCAGTCCTCCGCCTGGCCGTGCTGACCACCGGACCTACCCCCCACTCCGGAGTAGTGGCCACTGGACCAGCCgtcctctttacctccctccttgGAGCGGCTCGGCCAGGGGTTCGCGAATCCTTCTGATCCATTGATGTACTCATCGCTGGTCCACTGGCCACTGCCAGGCTCTCTCTCTTGACGTAGTCGGCGGAAACGCGGGGGCTTGTCCTGGCGCGGTGGCCTCCGTCTTCTCAATGGCTGTTGTCCAGGGTTGTCGCTGTCTATGTAGTACTCACCCTCCCCGCTGCGGTCCTCAGCGCCGTTCTCCATGAAGGAACCAGTAGAGCCAGTAAACTTGGGGGTGTATTTGAGGGGCTCACGCTCTGCAGGTGGTCTCCTGGGATAGGTCTCGGTGCCCAAGACGTAGCCGTTCTCCTGCATGGGCCCACCGCCACTGCCAAACTGAGTCCCCCGTCCTCTCCAGGTGGAGATGTCTCTGGAGCCGTTGTTGAACCCTCGGCTGGTGTTGTAGCCCCTGCCAGTATCGAGTCTGGGAGGCAGGGAGCGGCCAAAGCCTCCGAAACCCCTGCTGCTGGCTTTGGCCTTGTCGCGGGCGTCACTGGCCGCCTGTTCTTCCGTGTACACCTTGTTGGACCTCCAAGAGTCTCGGTCGGCCttcctggtctctccctgctctgGGTAGCTGCCACCCTCTCCGTTTTCAGAGCCCTTCTGGCGTCGCCGCTTGGGCAGCTCCTCATACTCTGAGGTCTCGCTCAGAGTCTCGCTGACGTTGCGCCTCCTCGGCTTCCCCCTCTGCAGGTCCTCCACCTTGACAAAGTCCCTGGGCAGTCCTCTGCCTCTGCCTGGTCTCTGGGTTCCAGCAGCGTCCCTGctgttgatattgttgttgtagCCTCCTCTGGGGTTCTCTCGGCCTCCCCGGCCACCACGGTCTCCTCTTGAACTGAACTCCTTGAAGCCGCCACGGCTCCGACCTCTACCCGTTCCCCTGGCTCCGGCAAAGGCCTGCTCCTCATCGATGAAGATCCAGTTGTTGCGTCGTGGTGCACCAGGCTCCCTGCTCTCCTGGCTGTCTCTGGAGGACTGGCTCTTTCCGCTGTCCCAGCTGTTTTCCTTCGGCAAATCCTCACTGTGGGTACTGGCTGGCCGCTCTATTTTAGCAGGAACTGGTGGTTGTTGCTTCTCTTCTGGCTGCTTCTCAATAGCAGGCGAGGCCGATCGTCTGTTACTTACTAGGGGCTGGTTATCTTTCTTCAGGTCATATACGTTGGTGAGCACCTCCTTTTCCAGGCGGTAAGGGACTACCTTCTCCTCAGGCTCCACTTTGGGCTTCTCGTTCTCCTTGTCCTCCACTTTGAGGGCCTTTAGCACAGGCTTCTTGATGGGACCGGTCCTGCGGGTCAGGGTCCTACCGCCAGTCTCAGAGGGCTGGCTTACACTGCTGGCAGGGGTGCTGGAGTCAGGATCAGACCACTGGTTCTGACCACCAACACCAACTTCCTTCCTCTGGCCTCCATCTCGCCTATGGAAGTCTGAGTCAAAAAACTTTTCCTTGGAGGTGTCGAAGACTTCGTCACAGGGTTCAGTGCCGTCCTTCAGGTACCTGTCTTTGGGCTCCTGTTTGGGGTAGTCGCTGTCTGCATGCTGCTGCTGGGGCCGGCTCGGGGCTGAGGAGAGCAGGCCTTGGTCGTGCGGGTGGTGATCCCTGTCGGGACCTTTGctctggtggtaggcctgatgggAGAGGTCACCAGATGGGTTGTCTAGGCATTCGTTACCACTCTCTTCGTACAAGCCCTGCTGGGAGCATGTCCTGTCAAACCGGTCGTCTGGCTGGCTCCTGTCTGAGCTCTCGTGCTGTCTCTGGTAGGGTGGGGTGAAACTGCGAGGGGGGTAGCCATCTTGGTTCCACAAGGGGTAGGGCTCGGTGGAGGGGGCCCTCCGCTCCTGATGCATGCTTGGATGGCAGCCATCGTCAGAGGGGGACCCTGGGCTGTTCAGATGGTCTGGCTGCATCCTCGATTTCATAATTCCTACACAAACACAGAGGTGGTAATCTACAGTTCGAGATGATACAGATGCAGGATTATTTGGAGATCCATATCAATCTAGAAAGTTTTGACCATGATGTCACTAAACTAAAAAGTCAATTAAGAAATTAAATCAGGAAATTCATCATTCCCTTTAGTAAAATAACACTATTTTCTCAGGTCTCACCTGAAGAGTGGACAGCATTGGGGTAGTAGTCCACGGGGGAGCGGCCCTGGGCCATGCGGGGGTCCAAGAAAGGGGGCATCATCATCCAGCGGGGGTCGAAGCCCAGCATGTGTGGGGGGTAGTACCCCCTCGGGGGGTGGCTGGAGCCCGAGGGGGCGAGGTGGccagactgctgctgctgccagtgCTGCATTTTATACACTTGGTCCTGAGAGGGGGAGGGACGACAGCGCATGAACCCATTATGTTCACACTGGTAGAATTATTCACCTCACATAAAAAAGTGACTAGATGCATTTAAAGAAGTGTACTATATGCAGCGAgtggttatttcctgttttgtcaATTGCCTATTGCTGTGCATCCACCACAGAACTGATTAAAACACTACACAACagaacaaaaacaaacacacccaTTTGCCCCCTTCATAATACACGACGTCCGTCGTTACAGATAACACCTGCTCCTGTGAACTGACGGGCCTTTCTCAAGCCGCTAATCCCACCAGGAATTAGGGGAGGGATAAGGATTTTTGGGGCTGGAGGGAAGGGGCTGCTGGGAAAGCATCAGATGGCGTTGGCCGGGCGGCTCACCTGCTGCTGCTTTTGGAAGCGGGGCGGGACGGGCTTGGAGGCCTGGTGGTTTGTGTAGTCGGGCAGGGGAGAAGTGGGATCAGCCCCGCCATCGTCCTCATTGCGGTAGGGGGCGAAGCCCAAGGTGCCCTCTTCCCTGTAGTCCTGCTGGCCGGGGGAGTGCTCCAAGGGACACTCAGTGtctgggacaggagagggagcaTGTTATAATCCTACTTTTACATAGCTACCCATGTTTCCAGTGTTGCCATGTTTGGAGTTTTCCAGCCAAATTGGACTACTTTGAAAGCGGTGTCGCGGgtgaaaatgtatttgtcacgggTGGCAGGTTTTTGGGCTACTTCTAAATTGTACAGTGGCCACCATGGCATTtatcttaaaaaatatataaatttcACTGTGACCTGCTGCTGCTGACTATCAGGCAGTGAGCAAGCTGTTATTGAGTGAGTGaatggtggagagggggagagccgaaggggtgtgtgtgtgttgagagcaCAGGCTGAGAGAGTGCTGCAGTAGAGGCAGTTGAGTCACGGAGACAGCAGCACGCATACACGTCATGACAACTTTTTACCAGTTGTAGATTGGTCATTACGGAGACGACCTTTTCCATAAAACCTTCTAATGCGCTAAAACTGATATAACAGTGACAAAGCATTAGAAAACTACTTCAGGAGCACTAGAGCTCTTTGGATAGATTTGCTCAGGAGGTGATTTAAAGTAGACTGCATTCTAATGTCAACTTTTCTTATGTCCTAAGAACAGCCTTTAGCcttggtatattggtcatataccacacctcctctggccttattgcttaatcatAGCAGTCAAAACAAGTTAAATCCACATCCATTGATGGAAAATGATCTGGAGAGATGAATAAGGTCAATTCATTTTTCCCTTGCAATATATTCTTACACTCGCAAGAATTATTTTGACGGAAAACCAAATTTTGCTTCTTAACCTACATCATTAGAAATGACATCGATATTCCTTCTTAATTCGCTCAATAACGTTATGGGAAAAGGGTTTATTGGATAAATTTGGCAACTCTCGGGCAAACATTTTTGGGGGCCTAGTTTTCAAGCCTTGTGGGCAGTTTCAGAGGTCATTGGGCTAGAGATTTGAGTTATTCCTGGCAACCCTGTATGTTTCCTAcatgacaaatcaaatcaaattttatttgtcacatacacatggttagcagatgttaatgcgagtgtagcgaaatgcttgtgtcaTTCAGTAATAGCCATACCGTTTGAAATTAAGCGTTTTACTGAAAGTGCACACTATGACTGAGAATTGCAAGTTAGTATTTTCAACTGATAAATCTGAATAAATAAATGTTTACTAAACAAACACTAATGGCGGTTTGGTGTTACCTTTCGTACCATATTGCCAGCTCTCCTGGTGGTTTTTGCTCTCTCTCCCAGGGGACAGTGCTGCCTCCTTGCTCTCTGCATCCTTCACTCCCTCCTCAGACCTTGACAACTGTCTCTCAGTCTTCCCAAACCTCTCGTCTAGCCTCTTGAGCTTCTCGGCGCAGGCGGCAAGTCTCTCCTCACGGGcgcgtctctcctcctcctccctgcgccGACGAGCTCTCTCCACTGCCTCAGAGAGTTCCGGTGATACAAACTTGGCCCGGGCTGGGCCCTGGCGCTCCTCCTGGTCATCCAGGGGTTCACCCTGGTGGGCCATGCCAGGCACGGAGCTCTTCTGCTGGGCCTAGAGACGCCACAGAGGATGGTTCGGGTGTTAAAGTGGGGACTACATGGTTTCTGTGTACAACGGACTTAGACACCAGCATATAAATGTGACTCAATTGTTCTCTTCCTACAGGTGTATGTACTCTTTATGCTTTAACCTCTTCGGGGTAGGTGGGACGGtagtgtcccacctggccaataTCCTGTGAAATTgtagagcgcgaaattcaaaatacagaattcgtaatattaaacattaatgaaaatacaagtgtcttacatcgtttcaaagcttaacttcttgttaacttcactagggtacgTAGgaagctagcgtcccacctggccaacatccagtgaaattgcagagcgccaaattcaaaaataGAAATACTCATTATATAAATTCATAAAAACACACAAGTGTTATAAatcggtttaaagatgaacttattgttaatccaaccactgttttcaaaaaggctttacggagacagcataccatgcgattatctgagaacagcgcccagcagacaaatcattacaaacagttaccAGCTAAgtagagttacacaagtcagaaatagcgataaaattaatcacttacctttgatgatcctcatatggttgcactcacaagactcccatttactcaataaaagttttgttttgttcgataaagtccctgtttatatccaaaaacctcataactttgtcaatataaaaggtaaacaagaaaggcgtgCTCTCTGTCACGCTCATGAAAAACCTCTGGGACACtgtagggtccactcattcagagtggtcttacgctctcatttttcagaatacaagcctgaaacaatttcttaAGTCTGTTGACATCAAGTGGAAGCCAAAgccaatggatactgtaatggcattcaatagaaaactacaaacatAAAACAATctcacttcctggatggatttttctcaggttttcgcctgccaaatcagttctgttatactcagacattattttaagtTTTTGAAACtgtagtgttttctatccaaatcgacCAATTATATGAATCTCCTAGCTTCtgtgcctgagtagcaggcagtttagtTTGGGCGCACTTTTAATCTGGAAGTGAAAATAGTGCCcgctaccctagtgaagttaatccagccgctttgtcagatttcaaatggGCATTAccgcgaaagcacaccatgcgattatctgaggacagcgcccaacGTACAAAATCATgaaacattttccaaccaagcagaggcatcacgaaagtcagaaattgcaataaaataaatcacttacctttgaagatcttcctctgtttgcaatccaaaGGTTCCCAGCTACATCACAAACGGTCCTTTTgttttatatcccaaaaaagtcagtttagttggcgcgcttgactcagtaatccaccggtttccctcaTTCAAATTGCATACAAATAAATCccaaaagttaccaataaacttcgtccaaacaagtcacacaacgtttctaatcaatcctcaggtaccctaatatgtaaataaacaatcaaatttaagacagagaatagtatgttcattaccggagataaataacgaagtgcGGGCCCTCATCCATGTGCAACACTACAgacaaaatgggagccacttacaaaaactacaaattctagctaatttttcaaaaaacaagcctgaaactctttctaaagactgacatctactggaagccctagtaactgcaatctgggaggtattTATTTTATATTCCCATAGACAACTATTATAATGAGTGGTGAGctcaaaaaaaaacattctgaaTGGATTCTCCTCGAGTTTTCGCCtgtcatatcagttctgttatacttacagacattattttaacagttttagaaacattctatccaatactaccaattaAATGCATAtcatagcttctgggcctgagtaacaggcagtttactttgggcacctcaagtcatccaaacttccaaatactgccccctaccccgaAGAAGTTAAGGCCTAAATATTAGTTAATCTTACAGTGACCTCCACCATATCTCCATATAAGCTTCTGCATTTATATCCTGGAAGTTGTAATTAAACATTCACTTTTTAATCACTACAAGGCACTACAAGGCAATTTGAGTCTTATTTCAATCAAGGGTTATTGATAATAGTCATGTGCATTGTCTGAAGACTTCATAAAGGTAAAGGTGAAATGACTGGACAGGCTTCTGCCACACTTATTTAAACTCAAAACTTCAGAGATCAGTGGTATTGAAGGCTAGGGGACCAGGCAAGGGTAGCAGTCTGAGGCACAGTGGACTCAGGTATGACCTTACCTGTGGTTCTCCAGAGGGGAACCTGCTGTTGGTCTTCCTGTGGGCCATCTGCTCCTGGAAGGCCAGGTAAGCCTCCTCCTCAGGGCCCTCCTGGGGGTACGCCCCCTCTCCTGTGCTCAGCGACAACTGGTGCTCGCGACGCTGGTTCTCCCATTCAGCCCTGGGTCAGAGATAGAGCGCACAATCAGTCACTGCTACAAGGTCACTGCTCttaaaactacagaaataacaccAACAATATTCCATTCAGTCACAAACACAAAGGGGGTGGGGGTAATTTCACCACATCTTGTTCTTTTCGGCGTGCTCCTCCTCATCGTCACTGAACTTGAGTTTCTCGCCATAATCCACTTCTTCATGGATACCTGGAATGGTAAGAGAACAACATTTTTATCAAGGTCAATCTAGTTCCGCTACGGCACATCCACAGAAATGTTGTTTCAGTCTTTGTATGATGCGATAACAGAAAGCCCCCCCACCTGCCCAGCCATCTTCACAGTCATTGTCCAGCTCGTCCAGATCCTTCAGGTCCTCTGGGTTGATGATGGCCGGACGAGGGGGTCTGTCACCGGGCCGACGGATGGGTCTGGAGGAGAGGTTGCGGGAGGGCCCACGGATGAAGCGGTTTTCTTCTCTCCTAACCTCACCGCTATAAGGAGATTATGAACATGGGGAGGTGAGAGACCTGCGATTATTTTTGCAAAGAAAACAAAAGAATTCACAGAATCTTCAATTGTATTATCCATTTTAATCTTTCATTATTTTAACTGAGCATCGCTTTCAGAGAGTAGGCATATGCTGGTGACAACTTACTTGACAGGCTCTTGGTTGATGTTGGGGTAGGGCTGTCTGAAGGTGGGCCGGTTGTCAAAGCGAACTGGGGCGACCACAGTGACAGGGCCAGTGTGTTCAGCAGTGCCAGGAGCATCACGAGTCTCTTTGGGGCACATCTGAAAACCAATAGACAAAAAAATGTACAGTCAGAATAGAACCTTGCATTAAGGTGTCATGAAGTGAAAATAAATTAAGAGTAGTATTGTGCTACTTACGAAGGCAGGCAGCATGtcgtggtaggtggtggtggtagggtggTGGAGCTGGTGATGGTTCAGGGCAGGGGGGGTGGGCCTGCGGAGGGGCTGGGCAGGGCGCAGACAGGGCTCCTTGGGCTCTAGGACTGAAGGGGCGCTGACAACGGTGGCAGGGGTGGGACTGACcatggaggcagagagggggacagaggggggaagaggtGGAGGGGGGGCTTCCAGTCTCAGCTACGCCGCTGGCCTTGCCCTCGGAATCTGAGGGCAGGCCTGCTGGCAGGGATGAGGGCACAAGGTTCCTCCCACCACCCTCCCTCCAACTTGTCACATCTGGAAAGACAAGAGGAAAACAAATTTGAGAAAATAAGCTTGTGTCTAAGGAGTTAGAGCGTGAAATTGCAGTGTATTCAGTTTTTTAAAGTATGTGCACAATATTTTCCCACAGCACTTATTAGCAACTGCTCCACTATTCAGGCATGTGGATTCCTTTTGAACTGGAGTACATGTTTGTGCCACCACAGCTATGTCCACTGGACTCACTCTGCGGGCGGAGGCTTGGTCCGGGCCCATACGACGGATCGAAGGCGCTTCTTTCCTTGCCAGCCTTGTCCTGTTCCCCAGCAGCCTTCAGCGTTGGAAATTCCTCGTGAGAGAAGGGCTGCAGTCGGTTTGAGGCCCTTAAACCTGCTGCCGCCATGGAAACAAGAGGCACAGCTGTCAGTCACAGCAGAGTCAAAAGAAATGGAGGCTGATGGAAAATCATGAGGTGGAGGCATGCAGTAAATTGTCTGATAGCACCTCCATCAATGTTGAACAAAGAGACAAAGTCATTTTGAACAGTTGAGTTTTCCATTCCAACTCACCATCTAGTTCTACGGCCTTTCCATTTAGCTGGGCCCATTGCTTTGGTCCACCTGTGTTTGTGCTCTGTGGAAACAACAGAGGAAATTGTATTAAAGAGATTtcagtcttggaggtgtgtttcctGACCAATTTTGCATTCAGGTTGGAAGCCTATTTCACTTCCTTAAAATACCCAGAATGAATTGAAGATTACTCAAGTTATCTGTAATGAATTTTGACCGAGGATGTTTTAGTTGCTCAATTTTACATCTAAGGTATTTCGCAAGTAAAAGAAATGCGCAACGTGTGTAAACAGTCAGAGCTGCTAGTCTAACCATCTATGCTATTGATTAGTGAGCAATCACCGCAGCTCTTCACCCCATGTTAGGGTGCAAATAAACATCaaaacccaaccttcatttaccGGATGTACCAAACATTTTAGAAACGATTGACTTTATGCCtaaaattatcctatttacactttgtagtcaattttgacacacTTTCAGACTCATATCGATGCCAAATAGGCAATTTTCAAAGGGATTCATTGCTTCTTAAAGGCAGTCACTCTAAGAAAAGAAAAATAACAATTCAAAGTGAAACCGAAAGATGTAGATGACAAAAATCAAGAGGCCAAGCCCACCTCCTGACTGGCTACCGGTGTGGGCTTCTGGAGATTGGAGACAGATTTCTGCAAAGCCAGCTGTGGCTGCAACTCCAGCAGCTGTGCTGTTGATGCAATGGaactgagggaggggagagagagagggaaccgtCACTCTAGAGATAGAATAGATACATATACATCTTGATACAGACATGCCATACTGCGCAGTTTCACTTTTACACATTACAGAACTTGGACACTTGTAACCCAGCTATAAACTCTTGATGAATTTATCCCAGCCAAACAGTGAAGAATTAGAAATAAATAGTACTCCCACTCTGTTCTTTCTCACTTGCCAGGCAACATAACACAAACAGACTCACTTTTCTGTTGTCAAATGACTACATTTTAGTCATTGAGccagaggctcttatccagagcgacttacagtagtaaGTGCACGCACACATTTTTCTTACTTTTCATACAGGTGCCTCATGGAAATCAaaccacaaccctggcattgcaagcgccatgctctatcaactgagccacatgggaccAGTGTGAAAAATGTCATGCCTGCTATGCAAATAAATAACACTATAAAGTAGCAACATGAACGCTGGTTTTATAAATGCCATGTTTGGTGTTCAATCAACATTGCCATATACTCACTGTATGTTAGCTCCTCAGTCTTCCTGCGCCCACTCCTCCAGCCACCCACAGACTCGCACACACCAAACAGAGTGGTCACTTCCCACCAATCAactcccacacacagacagctctacAGATTGCATGTGAGCTAACCTTGAGGTAGCAAACACGAACGCCTCTCAAGTCTGACACAAGGCTATCTTTCCTGCAGCTGTACATGGGGCTAATGCCTTGATCACACCTAGTGTCATTGCGTAAAATTCAACTTCTGCTCAAAATTCaacttctgctaccatttctgtcaagccgtttACGCATACAGTTTGACAAATCAAacgtatgcaccacacagaacgcactgcaactACCTCTGCAACGCTGAAAGTCAAACGCAGccttccattggaaatgaatgtacttctggtgtaccaaaatgcaatgacgTTGTCTGTGTGATCGAGACGTACACTACctttcaaaggtttggggtcactgagaaatatccttgttttttaaagaaaagcacattttttgtccattaaaataacataaaattgatcagaaatacagtgtagacattgttaatgttgtaaattatagctggaaatggctgatttatAATGGATTAAAGAAGCactaaaactggccttctttagactaattgagtatctggagcatcagcatttgcgggtttgattacaggctcaaaatgaccagaaacaaataTTCTTGttctgttctgagaaatgaaggctattccatgcgagaaattgtcaagaaactgaagatcccgtacactgctgtgtactactcccttcacagaacagcgcaaactgtctcccactcctgatgctccagatactcaactagtctaaagaaggccagttttattgcttctttaagcaggacaacagttttcagctgtgctaacataattgcaaaaggattttctaatgatcaattagccttttacaaTGATAGacttgattagctaacacaacgtgccattggaacacaggagtgatggttgcagataatgggcctctgtacgcctaaatagatattccataaaaattcaAATCAACctacaattgtcatttacaacattaataatgtctacactgtatttctgatcaatttgatgttattttacggacattttttttgcttttctttaaaaaataaggaCATTCCTAAGTGACCCCAAccgtttgaacggtagtgtacgtgTTTGAACGCATCCATAAAGAAGTGCACGCAGACAGCACTGGAAAGTGTACAGAAACACAAACCTCAGCAAAGTGTGTACCAGGTGAACAAATACCCTTTTCTTTGCTCATCACTCATTCTTGCATCATCCAATGTTACCCTTTGGTTGTGTAAAAGATGACTCGTTCTCTCAGAAAACAAAACCTATTGAATGAATTTAACATATTGCATCATAGCAAAACATTAATCCAAgagtgcatctcaatagtctataGCGGCATCCTTTCCTCATCTCCACTAATTAATCTGGAATAACCTGTAAAAAATGATTACATCACAGAATTTAATGCACATCACTTGTCAGTTTTCAGATCAGTGAGATGACACAGCCATTTTAAACTACTGAGACTATAAATCATTAAGCCGCTGTTAGCCAAATTCTATTTCTCCCTGGAACTTAATTGAATATATAGCACTGATTGGCCAGTGTTCACTCAATTGGTTTATTCAATGTACATCAGCTGCTGATTGAAATGGCAAGATTGCTGTGTCTACAGATTTTCAATCTTCAAGAAACTGAGTTGGGTATAAATGCATTCATCTGCTATCCAGGCCACCTTTCCCAGTGTCTGTTCTGGGCTCTCTCACCTACCTCTTTTGATCGGTTTGTTCCTGTGTGTTTGCCCATCCTGTTCCGTCTTTGGGCACGATAATCACGTTTGGATCGTTTCCTTTGTTCTCTGACTTCAGGCTCGGCAGGTGAGCAGGTGGGGGCATGCGCCGGGCTGCGGCCACTTTGCCAAGACTCTGTAAGCCATGTCGCGGAACTgctgggaggaagagggggagtgagCGGACACAAacggaaggaaggagagaggtgtgaaTAAAGCTCTTTGCAAACTTTATGTATTGGTCAAGCTTCATGGGCCTTTCAAATCCTTAAAGCCACACACACAGGAGTTGAACACAGAAGTACTTGAGAAAGAATGGACAAT
The sequence above is drawn from the Oncorhynchus gorbuscha isolate QuinsamMale2020 ecotype Even-year linkage group LG11, OgorEven_v1.0, whole genome shotgun sequence genome and encodes:
- the LOC124048928 gene encoding protein PRRC2B-like isoform X4; protein product: MVSPTPATVVSAPSVLEPKEPCLRPAQPLRRPTPPALNHHQLHHPTTTTYHDMLPAFMCPKETRDAPGTAEHTGPVTVVAPVRFDNRPTFRQPYPNINQEPVNGEVRREENRFIRGPSRNLSSRPIRRPGDRPPRPAIINPEDLKDLDELDNDCEDGWAGIHEEVDYGEKLKFSDDEEEHAEKNKMWAEWENQRREHQLSLSTGEGAYPQEGPEEEAYLAFQEQMAHRKTNSRFPSGEPQAQQKSSVPGMAHQGEPLDDQEERQGPARAKFVSPELSEAVERARRRREEEERRAREERLAACAEKLKRLDERFGKTERQLSRSEEGVKDAESKEAALSPGRESKNHQESWQYGTKDTECPLEHSPGQQDYREEGTLGFAPYRNEDDGGADPTSPLPDYTNHQASKPVPPRFQKQQQDQVYKMQHWQQQQSGHLAPSGSSHPPRGYYPPHMLGFDPRWMMMPPFLDPRMAQGRSPVDYYPNAVHSSGIMKSRMQPDHLNSPGSPSDDGCHPSMHQERRAPSTEPYPLWNQDGYPPRSFTPPYQRQHESSDRSQPDDRFDRTCSQQGLYEESGNECLDNPSGDLSHQAYHQSKGPDRDHHPHDQGLLSSAPSRPQQQHADSDYPKQEPKDRYLKDGTEPCDEVFDTSKEKFFDSDFHRRDGGQRKEVGVGGQNQWSDPDSSTPASSVSQPSETGGRTLTRRTGPIKKPVLKALKVEDKENEKPKVEPEEKVVPYRLEKEVLTNVYDLKKDNQPLVSNRRSASPAIEKQPEEKQQPPVPAKIERPASTHSEDLPKENSWDSGKSQSSRDSQESREPGAPRRNNWIFIDEEQAFAGARGTGRGRSRGGFKEFSSRGDRGGRGGRENPRGGYNNNINSRDAAGTQRPGRGRGLPRDFVKVEDLQRGKPRRRNVSETLSETSEYEELPKRRRQKGSENGEGGSYPEQGETRKADRDSWRSNKVYTEEQAASDARDKAKASSRGFGGFGRSLPPRLDTGRGYNTSRGFNNGSRDISTWRGRGTQFGSGGGPMQENGYVLGTETYPRRPPAEREPLKYTPKFTGSTGSFMENGAEDRSGEGEYYIDSDNPGQQPLRRRRPPRQDKPPRFRRLRQEREPGSGQWTSDEYINGSEGFANPWPSRSKEGGKEDGWSSGHYSGVGGRSGGQHGQAEDWETGSENSDFSDWREKRGGGQQQQQTHGGDVHSDSGHGDPGSGEKRELAKRSFSSQRPLVDRQNRKGEVDGNKMTRSSEKPNTLPSCNRNDGWPNGGSSNHKSRSPEESGPVYNVEQSEEGHQANEPSGKKLDKELKPRSVKGDLAKPLSQYDLNSYPIEGDSGCPSPDGFQDLPKKQLRRPQEDDRRRKEQGAPVTVKNRPITSKMPPRFAKKQGGMTIDQPEEGLSANNLGTDIWETNSSALSIQSSGGDSWTKQVSFTGSEPNSEDSDAGPEQSKEQHKPGPIGNERSLKHRKGSEGVERLEGRPITPVNGVDLHVDTVLPVPPIEFGVSAKDSDFSLPPGSTPVPVSNPVTKLQDALVSNPALTQAIPMLRRDHLQPGINLNPISFPSADLTLKMESARKAWENSQSLPEQGSPGGGASGAQPPCSVGSSSGVSYSSFGGVSMPPMPIASVAPSMSMQGNHVPPLYLDGHVFPSQPRLVPPTMTQQQSYQQAAAAAQQIPISLHTSLQAQLGLRGGLPVSQSQEMFNSIPSFRSQVYMHPNLSQPNPMVLSGGGPLKGPYSAFPGMQPSDMVKPQSGSHYQPMNGSQAMVYDGQMNQGPGMSSSQLMDSQLIQVTMPLPGSQLRYGSAQQHLILPQSIQLQQGQNLSVGAARRMLPPGSQPPVMTGSRENFPMSTGPYTTYKTSQMEKIGFQFSDKPNHSQGMPGGYNRPGSASPSGKQSGPVGPLPGHYNQQKTSSMQAVQQRGWACSGPGLTCSCCYRDPATGWYEALLCPLHGKVPPPQGSMVMHMRPPTTGPFPTPIQRPVMQVNKTVIIRSPPYPNPGREPPHSSPPSAPEPTVKGLEDGMKVSHPL